CTATCGCTTTTGCTTTGTTCCGAAGCACTCTTTGCCCAGAAAAAGCCGCGCTACACGATCGCGGTCGAGAATCAGAACTACATGCCCTACTTCCGGGTCGACGGGAACGAGTACCTGGGTTTTGCCCGCGAGCTGTTCGACCTCTTCGCGGCCGATGCCGGCATTGAATTCGAATACGTCCCAAATCCCATCCACCGCATTTACGCCAACTATTTCGACAAGAAGAGCACTCTGGATTTCAAATTCCCGGATCGCCCGGAATGGGCCTCAGACCTTCGGAAAGGCCGGACGCTCCACTATACGGACGATATCGTCGAGTTCACCGATGGCGTGATGGTAAGACCCAAAAACCTTGGCAAAGGACTCAAAGGCCTGACCAAACTCGGCATGATAGCTGGCTTCACGCCCTTTCAATATGCGCAGTATATCAAGTCCGAGAAAAATCCTGCCGGTACGATCACGCTGGTCCCCAATACTTCCCTCTCGGCGCTCTTCGCCCAGCTGGAGGCTGAAAATCGCATCGATGGCGTCTTCATCAACCTGGCGGTTGCCAAATACTCCCTGGTCAACGATCAGAAGAAGGTTGATCTGGCGGTTTTCGACAAAGAACTTCCACACGACACCTCAAGCTATCAGCTTTCCACCACAAAACACCCGGATATCGTTAACAAGTTCAATGAATTTATGAAAAAGAAGAAGTCCGAAGTGGCCGTTCTCAAGCAAAAATGGGGATTGTAATTCATGCAAAAGCTAAGTTGTCTGATCGGTGCAGTGACCCTGGTGTGTGGCGCGGAATCCATGGCTTTCGATTGGGGGGCCACGCGGCTCGTCTATCTGCGGGGCGATGGCTACGAAAGCCCTAAAACGACCCGCTTTGAAGACGGCAAAGTGATTGTTGACGAGGCCGAGAAGAATGAGGCCGACATCGTAACCTTCGAGCATGTGAACGGCACGAAGTGGGGCGATACCTTCTTCTTCCTGGATGCCACCAATTCGTCGACGCTGCGCGACGACCCCTATTTTGAATTCAATCCGCGCATCAGTTCCAAAAAGAACCTGGACATGGACTACGGTTCGGTCGTCGATGATGTCCTGGTTACGCTCCAGTACAATGCCGGGAAGAATGCCAACCCCGTTTACCTTTATGGTTTGGCGGTGGATTGGAAAGTGCCGGCCTTTGACTTTGTGCAAACCCACTTCTATCTGCGTGATGATCGGGCCATCGAAGGCACTTCGAGCCAGCTGACCGTGGTCTGGTCCTCGAAGTTCCAGGCCGGCCTGAATCTCGAATTTTCCGGGTTCCTTGATTACGCCACCCAGGAAGGCAAGGAGGCCACAGGCATCTCGGTCGCCAACCTCTTGGCCCAGCCCGCTCTTTACGCCTTGGTCACGGACAGCTTTGCCGTAGGGCTTGAGTATCAGTACTGGTCGAATAAATATGGTATGGAAGATCTGCAGGATAGCGTTCCTCAGCTGGCCATTCGCCTGAATCTTTAATCGCGATCCGATCGGCTCGGAGGTCCTTGATTCAGCTTTTAGGAAGGGTGATTATGAAATTGACCTACAAGGTCCTGGTTCTCCTCATTGTGTCCATCGTGGGTACGTTTTCCATCACCACCGCCATCGAGCTGAGTAAACTGGAAAAGGACTTTTCCGAGCAGAATTCCACAGCTCACAAGATCATTCTCACCAATCTCGTCAGCAACCTGGCAGGCGCCATGTTCAACATTGATACGCCCCGTATCAATGCGCAGGTCACCTCGTCCTTCGAGTTCGGCAATATCGCCTCGATCCTCTTGATCGACGATCGGGGCAAGATTACCGCCTACTATACCCAGGATCCCCGGGATAATGGCCCCGTGAAAGCCAGTGATGCCGCCTATGCCGCCTGGTCGGAAGAGGTTCTGGACACCTTTCGCAAGCCCTCACTTCCCTATAATTCCCTGACCTCCAGCCTCGTTCAGGATCTTGGGATCCTGAGTCCGGGCATCCAGCGCTACAAGGCTACGCTCTGGTATAACGATGGCGATAATCAAACCTTCGTCGGCCATGTGCTTTTCGATTTTTCCGTCCGTCAGGTGGCGGCCAAAGTCCGCACGGCGGCGATCACCAAAATTATATCCGCGACGATCATGGCCACGATCCTTCTTTTTGTGATCTTCTTCTTCCTCAGGATTTCGGTCCTGACCCGCGTGGAATGGCTGAAGTCCGCGGCCAACCGGATCCGGCAAAGGGATTTCACGGCCCGCACGGCGCTTAAAGGCAGCGATGAAATCGCTGTGCTCGGCAACACCTTCCAATCCATGTCGGATGAAATCCAGAGCTATCAGATGGATCTGGAGAACAAGGTCAAGGACCGGACGCGGGAACTCCAGGAAAGCCGTGACAAGATCAAAGTGGTCTTCGATACGATCGACCAGGGCATCCTGAGCTTTGATGGGAGCTTTAAGGTCGATAGCGAATACTCCATAAAATCGCTGGAAATCCTGGGAGTCAGCGGCGAGGACTTGCTGCAGAAGGGCCTGAGGGCCTGTCTTTTGGATAGGATCCAAATGACCGAAGACCGTCGTGATCAGATGCTGGCTGCGATCAACTCCATCATAGGCGACGATGAAATCGCTTTGATCGGCAACCTCCCTCATTTGCCGCGCGAGGGCAGTATTCAAGATAGCAGCGGATCCAGCCGCTTCTTCCGCTTCGCCTGGTATCCCATCGTGAACAAGGAAGATGACAGCATCGCAGCTCTGCTCGTCAGCATCACGGACTTGACCAAGGAAAAGCAGGAGGAAGAGCATAAGCGCCAGCTCTCGATCCGCAATCAACAGCTCATTGCCCTGGTGGCCTCTGCGCAGAATCACGGCATGGGCAGCATCGGCAATTTCCTGAATCAAGGCCCGCGCATCATTAAGGACATTCAGCAGAACTGGGACAAGCCTGATACCCTCCTTCATCTGCACACGATCAAAGGGGAGGCCCGATCCCTCGACTTCAATGATCTGGCCGCCTCGGTCCATGACTCGGAAACGGCCGTGAAGCAGAAGGTGAAAGCCAGCATCATGGAGCAGCTGCAGACGACTTTGCAGATCTTTCAAAGCTACATCTCCATCTTTGAACAGACCTTCAACAATCAAAAGCGTGCGCAGAGCACCTTCGTGCAAGCCGCCAGCCGGCTGCATCAAAACCTCAGGGAGCGCCTGGCCCAGGAGGGCCTTACCCTGGAACGCTTTGAGATCCTCGATCACTATGGAAACTGGGATGAGCAGCTCGTCGAGCAGGTGATCGCCCCTTGCCTCGTGCATGCCGTCACCAATAGCCTTGATCACGGCTTTTTGCTGCCAGAGAAAAAACACGGGGAAAAGCGTCCTATCATCCTCTCGCTGCGATCCAGGCCGACGGAGTTCGGCTTTGCCGTGGAGATCAGCGATCAGGGCTATGGCATCGACGAGGATGCGGTGCTGAGCAAAGCCAAGGAATTGGGAATTGACACGAAGGCGTTTCGCGCCGACGAGATCATCTTCATGCCTGAGTTCAGCACGGCCGAACAGCTGACGATCAGCTCCGGTCGCGGCATCGGCATGGCCGCCATCAAGAAGCTCGTCGAGCATCATGAAGGACGGATTCATTTGCAGAGCAGGTTCAAACAGGGAACGACGCTGACGCTGGAGTTCCCGAAGGCCCAGAAGCGCCAGTTGTCCAAGGCCGGTTGAGCGGTCCTGGTCGTTTCATATAACGCTCTCGCCGAGGAATCCACTATGCGTATTCTCCTGCTTTTCCTGCTCCTGTTACCGGACTTCGCGCAATCCGCATCATTCAAGGTGGGCGTCGAGTACCTCGACTACTATCCGGCCTATAATTACATCGGCAAACCCTCCGATGCCAGCGCTTCCAAGGATATACTCGATGACTTCGCCAAAAAGCACGGCCACACCTTTGAATACGTGCCCCTGCCGGTCAATCGCCTCTATGAAAAGTTCCTGGACGGCACTCTCGATTTCAAATTTCCCGACCACAAGTTTTGGCAAACGGATCTGAAGCGGAAGCACAAGGTGATCTATTCCGATCCTGTCTTCGAATTCATTGATGGCGTGCTGGTTCGCGATCCCAAGGCCGTGAAGGGCCTTGCCGATCTGAAAAAGGTCGGAAGCTTCCGCGGGTTCACGATCTTTGATTACAAAGCCGAGATCGAAGCCGGAAAGATCGAAGCCAAATATTTCGACTCCTTCCGCGAACTGATCATCGCCACGCTGAAGGGCTCTGTCGATGGCGCCTACCTCAATATCAAGGTTGCCGATTACAACCTGGAACAGATCAAGAAAGAGCACCCGGAATTGGGCACCTTGGTTTTTCAAGAAAGCCTTCCCTTCACACGCAGCGCTTATCATCTGTCAACGCTGCGACATGAGAAGCTTATGAATCAGTTCAATCAGTATCTGAAAGAGCACCGGACCTTCATCAACAAAGTCATTGCTGAACGCCGGGTTGGCATATAAAAACCCGCAGAAAAAGGTCTGGCTTAAAGAGTGCAGACCTCTGGTGAAAAACCCGTCTGCTTTTCAAAAATTTCTCTCATGCCTTGCTTTTTTTTAAGAAGGGTTGTCTTGAACGATGATTTGAGATAAGCCTTTTCTCGTCGTTTTCAGGGTCCGAAGATATCGCATGAAATCTGTCACCAAACACAGACTCACGCATCTGAGGGAATTTTCCGGTTGACGGATCGCATCGAATACTTCATTTCAATAGTTCAGTTTTTTTTCACGAGTCATCGTCCCGAGTCCTGTCGCATGACGAGGCGAATAGTCAAATCAAGGTTATAGACTCCGCTGCCGGCCGATTTTCAAGTCGGGAGCCCATACCGCTTCATCCCCAGGATGGACGCTGGAGTCCTTTTGCCTGGCGGCTTTCAGAGCCGCATTTCTCAACACAGGAGTTGTAATGAATCGAATTTTCTCTTCTGGTCTGATCCTCTTGGGTGCCATGGCCTGCGGTCAGCAAAATTCTGAAACATCGAATCCAGAATCCGTAGTGTCCACCCAAAACAAATGGCCAGATCCGAGATCGGTTCCCGTATGCATCATGAATCGGGGTGATGTGTCGGACGAACTTTTCAACGATATCAAAAATCATGTGACCAATGATTACTCCAGCAAGGCCGGCATCGGTTTGGTCGGCTGGGGATCATGTACGGCAGCGGACAAGAGCGCGCGGGTCATTCGCGTCACCTTCAGTCGGGTTCATAACTGGTATGGAAGCAAAATAGGCGCTGGCGGCGGTCTTTCGATGGTGGGTGCCTCCCGCTATTCCTGTGGCACCGGCTGTCAGGGCGGAACGATGCGGATTGATGTCAGCCAGGACGGTCGTTATCCATCGTCAGGCAGCTGGGCCAGAAATTTTGCCACCACGCAGACGCGGGCCACTGCCGTTCACGAGTTCGGTCATGCGCTCGGTCTTTTGCATGAACACGAAAGGACTGATGCTCCTGGCTGCGGGGATTATGATGACAAGGTTCGCGAAAACGACTGGAATGTCTATGTTGGTAACTTCGATGCCAACTCCATCATGAACTACTGTCACAACTCCAGCCTCAGCACACTCTCGCCCGGTGATGTCGCAGGCCTTCGTTACCTCTATCCAAGCCTTGCGGGAACCAGCATTCCGTCACGGCCGAGCCCGCTTCCCAAACCCGCTCCGGCCCCCACTCCTGTCAAGGATAAGCTGACGACGTTCGGCCCCTTCGGCAACAATGAAAACCGGGTTCTCATGACCATCCCGTCCAGTGCGGGTCGCAATGTGAGCTTCCCCTTGTCGGTTGATCTGGAACAGCACGCGGCCTGTGAATACGATTACGTGGTCGTGGAAGATGCCCGCGGCTGGAGATCCTCGCGCTACTGCGGTCGCACCACCTGGAATCTGAATGGTCTTGTGACGCCTGTCAGGATTACCTTCCATTCCGACCCGGCTGTCGCATCCAAGGCTGTGAAAGTTGGTAAAATTGTCGCCACCGGCCAGCCCAGCGCTGCAGACGAAGCGCGGGAAGCCGAAGAACCAGAAGACATGACCGAAGTTTCGGAATAAGGATTCACAAGGCAAGTCAGGGACTGCGAGAGGCTGGGTATTCGGCACGATCCGTTTCCTTGCCCGGGTCCTTGGCTACCGCCCGGGCTCTTTCGCGATAGTTCCTGGATACCGACCTGTCCAAAAACGCAGAGGATCGACCGCAATGACGAGTGGAGCTGTTCGCTTCATTCAAACGGTCGTCTCATGAGCTGTCACGATCTTCATGATAGAGTCGTGGAATCAAGCAGGAGATGCGCGGGCTTCCAGAATCCATCGCCGGTCTTTTGATAAAGGCCCTTCATGCTTTCCACGACGTGCTTCAGTCCCAGCCGCTCAGCGTAATACATGGGCCCCCCGCGGAAGGCAGGAAAGCCGTAACCACTCAGGTAGACAAGGTCAATATCCGAGGCCCGCTGGGCGATCTTCTCCTCCAGGATACGTGCCCCTTCATTCACCAGAGCCAGGATGCATCGTTCGACGATCTCCTGATCCGTCACCGTTCGCGGCTGAATGCCTTTTTCCCGACGCCAGGACGCAATCAGCTCCTCGACGATCGGATCGGCCTCGCCTTCACGGCGATCGGTCGCATACCGATACCAGCCCGACCCTGTCTTCTGCCCGAAGCGTCCCATTTCACAAAGTCGATCGGCGATCCGGGGATAATGCGGATCCGGCTCCACCTGGAGTTTATGCTTGCGAATGGCCCAACCGATATCGTTGCCGGCAAGATCGCTCATGCGGAAAGGTCCCATGGCCATACCAAAAGCTTCCAGAGCATTATCGATAGCGTAAGGACTTGCGCCTTCTTCCATAAGGTTCATCGCCTGCTGACTGTAAGCCGCGATCATGCGATTGCCTATGAAACCATCGCAGACACCGGAAACCACGGCGGTCTTCTTAATGATTTTGGCCAGAGCCATGGCCGTCGCGAGGACCTCGGGTGACGTCTGTGCTCCGCGCACGACCTCAAGGAGCTTCATGATGTGCGCGGGACTAAAAAAATGCAGCCCCAGCACATCCCCCGGACGCTGCGTCACGGCCGCGATCGCATCAATATCGAGAGTCGAGGTATTGCTGGCCAGGATCGCGCCCGGCTTCGCGATTTGATCCAAAGCCTTGAAAACCTCCTTTTTGATATCCATGTTTTCAAAGACCGCCTCGATGATCAGGTCCGCGTCTTTCAGCGCGTCATAGGTCAATGCCGCAGTCAGGAGCGCCAGCCTCCTTTCATAGTCCTCCTGCTTCAATTTGCCTTTTTTTACAGAGCTTTCATAATTTCTGCGGATGGTCGCCACGCCCCGATCCAAAGCCGCCTGCTCACGCTCGATCAGGATCACGGGCAGCCCTGCATTTAAAAAATTCATGGCTATGGCGCTGCCCATCGTGCCGGCTCCGATGACTCCGACCCGCTGCACGGAACGCGGCTTGATGCTGTCGGGAATATCGGAGATCCGGCTCGCCGCGCGTTCGGCGAAAAAAGCATGACGCAAAGCCTGGGAAACGTCCCCTGTCACCAGCTCCTGAAAAAATTCACCCTCCAGCTTGAGCCCCTCATCAAAAGGCAAGGTAAAGGCCGCGCGCACAGCGGCGACACATTTTTTAGGAGCCGGATAATGCGGGGAAAGAGTCTCTTCGGTTTTCTGACAGAGTTTTAAAAAATCATCCGACGCCGTCAGCTGCAGGTCACGAACTCTTGGCAGCTTTTGTTTTTCTTGAATGACCCGATGCGCAAAGGCCAAGGCAGCTTCAAAAAGCTCCCCGTCCACGATCGCATCCAATAGTTTGGTTTCCTGAAACGCGCGGGCCGGTAGAGCCTCGCCTGAAACGATCAGCTGCAGCGCCATCGGACCTGGAACCAGACGCGGAAGTCTTTGCGTGCCGCCCGCGCCGGGCAAAAGACCGAGTTTGACTTCCGGCAGCGCGATCATCGCGTCCGCAAGAGCGATACGGAAGTGACAGCCCAAAGCAAGCTCCAAGCCACCGCCCATGCAAACACCACCGATGGCGGCAATCACCGGCTTTTGACTGGATTCCAGCGTGTGGATCAGACGCGGCAGAGTCGGTTCCAAAAGGCCTTTCCCTGTCTTGAATTCGCGGATATCGGCGCCTCCGGAAAAGACCCGGCCGGCGCCGATCAGCACGATGGCATCAATCGCACCATCAGTGGCAGCGGCTTTCAGTCCGTCATCAATCTGCGTTCTCAGTTCGTGGCTCAGACCATTGACGGGCGGACTGTTTAAAGCGATGACGGCAACGTTTCCATGTCGATCATAGGGCTTTTTCATAGGCTCTCCTTTTCATGTATAGCGACGTGTCAACCATTCCGCGACACAGGCTGGTTTATCCTCGTTTTCCCGTTCGATCACAACTTCCCAGGTCATCTGCTCTCCACTCAACTCGCCCAGGGCTGGCAGGGCCTCGCTGCTGAGGAGTCTGAAGTGGGCCCGAATACGGGAGCCCGATGCAACCGGCGCCACGAAACGCACCCGATTCAATCCATAGTTCACCCCGAGTCGGAGCGTGCTTAAGTCCATGGCGGTCGCCATAAGGCGACTGAGGAGCGAGAGAACGAGAAAGCCATGCGCGACCGTTCCACCAAAGGGCGATTCGGCCCGGGCGCGTTCAGGGTCAGTATGGATCCACTGATGGTCCTCGGTCGCGGCGGCGAAGGTTTCTATGCGCTCCTGCGTAAGTGTCAGCCAGTCGCTGACAAGGACGGTGTCCTGCTTTTGAGTTTCCATGCGCCTCTAAACTTTCCTGGCAAAAGGTTGAAAGAAGGCTTCACTGTGACGAAGCTTGGGGCAAAGCTCAATGGGAGGATTTTTTTACGCCAGTAAGCCCAATTTTTACCCATGACCACCTTTCACCTTGAAGATCTTTTGTCATCTTTGTGGCTCCGAACAAAGTTTCCCGCTAAACCTAAGAACGAGATGAGACCTAAATTCTGAAAGGAAATTGCTATGAACATTCTTCTTAACTGGAAAAGCTACATCTGGATGGGTTGTCTTGCGTTCACGAGCATGGCGGCCGCGGGACAGGAGCTGCGGCTGACTTTGGGACCGGACGTGACCTGTCAGGAGCTGGACCCCAATGATCTTGCCACGGCCACGCCGGCCATCATCAATTTCGATGCAGGATCCCAGGCGTACATAGTCTGCGCGGTGCAGGCTTCTTTCCCGTCGCTCCAGATCGTAAGCACCGGAACGGTGCCGCGCTTCAGCAGTGATGCAAGCCTGGGTCTCGATGATTTCCAACGCTTAAAGTTCGAACAGCAAACGCAGGACCTTTTCGTGAATTCCTCATTCGGCGAGCACCGCGTGGCGGATTTCTCCGATGAACTTCTGCCTCTGAGCGCCGCCCCCGCCGATGCCCTGCTCGGTCCCGTGAAAAGCCGTTTTGTACCGAAGCAGGTTTGCAAAACGGAATATCAGACCAAAAAAGTCTGCAGCATTCAGCCGAAGGAAGTCTGCAAAACTGTTTATGGACGCACGGAATGCTACATCCAGAATGTTGAAGTCTGTAAGGATGTGTCGACGCCTGTTCAGGTCTGTGAAGACAAGCCGACCCTGGAATATTATCGCGAACTCGCAAGCCTGAGCGGCCAGTGGAAAGCGAAGCCTGTGGCCTATTGTCCGAAGGGTGTCATTGAAAAGCGCAGCCGCGTGGTCTATGGCAGAACCATCTATGAGCAGCGCTGCTGTGAAACCAAAGTCGTCTATGGACAGACGCAGAAGACCTGCAGTCCCTGGGTAACTTTGTAATCTGACCGGGGCACGTCCTGTGCCCCTAGTATCCGTAGCGAATGAAATCCATGATTTCGCGCAGGGCCTTGGTGCGAATGCGGTCGTTTTCGGCCAGGATCGCATGCATGGCGAGTGGGAACACCACCTTCAAACAAAGTGGAGCGTCGGCGCAGACCTTGTCCTGCCCTTCTGTGCGCACGACATTATCCTTCCCTGCCTGTAGCATCAGCAGCGGAACCTGCAGGCGATCAGCCTGATCGCGCATGGTCCATGTCGCCTCCAGACTGGCCTTGAGCCACGCCCAGGTCGCGCCGCCAATCACCGTATCCATCTGCGATTTCCGCAGTTCGCGAATCTTCAGAAAGCGGGCGTCGCTGCTCGTCACGATATTCGGCCCTGTGCCTGTATAGTGACCATGTCCCCATACAAAACCATCACCA
This Oligoflexus sp. DNA region includes the following protein-coding sequences:
- a CDS encoding transporter substrate-binding domain-containing protein, which produces MRVLLLSLLLCSEALFAQKKPRYTIAVENQNYMPYFRVDGNEYLGFARELFDLFAADAGIEFEYVPNPIHRIYANYFDKKSTLDFKFPDRPEWASDLRKGRTLHYTDDIVEFTDGVMVRPKNLGKGLKGLTKLGMIAGFTPFQYAQYIKSEKNPAGTITLVPNTSLSALFAQLEAENRIDGVFINLAVAKYSLVNDQKKVDLAVFDKELPHDTSSYQLSTTKHPDIVNKFNEFMKKKKSEVAVLKQKWGL
- a CDS encoding DUF5020 family protein → MQKLSCLIGAVTLVCGAESMAFDWGATRLVYLRGDGYESPKTTRFEDGKVIVDEAEKNEADIVTFEHVNGTKWGDTFFFLDATNSSTLRDDPYFEFNPRISSKKNLDMDYGSVVDDVLVTLQYNAGKNANPVYLYGLAVDWKVPAFDFVQTHFYLRDDRAIEGTSSQLTVVWSSKFQAGLNLEFSGFLDYATQEGKEATGISVANLLAQPALYALVTDSFAVGLEYQYWSNKYGMEDLQDSVPQLAIRLNL
- a CDS encoding ATP-binding protein; amino-acid sequence: MKLTYKVLVLLIVSIVGTFSITTAIELSKLEKDFSEQNSTAHKIILTNLVSNLAGAMFNIDTPRINAQVTSSFEFGNIASILLIDDRGKITAYYTQDPRDNGPVKASDAAYAAWSEEVLDTFRKPSLPYNSLTSSLVQDLGILSPGIQRYKATLWYNDGDNQTFVGHVLFDFSVRQVAAKVRTAAITKIISATIMATILLFVIFFFLRISVLTRVEWLKSAANRIRQRDFTARTALKGSDEIAVLGNTFQSMSDEIQSYQMDLENKVKDRTRELQESRDKIKVVFDTIDQGILSFDGSFKVDSEYSIKSLEILGVSGEDLLQKGLRACLLDRIQMTEDRRDQMLAAINSIIGDDEIALIGNLPHLPREGSIQDSSGSSRFFRFAWYPIVNKEDDSIAALLVSITDLTKEKQEEEHKRQLSIRNQQLIALVASAQNHGMGSIGNFLNQGPRIIKDIQQNWDKPDTLLHLHTIKGEARSLDFNDLAASVHDSETAVKQKVKASIMEQLQTTLQIFQSYISIFEQTFNNQKRAQSTFVQAASRLHQNLRERLAQEGLTLERFEILDHYGNWDEQLVEQVIAPCLVHAVTNSLDHGFLLPEKKHGEKRPIILSLRSRPTEFGFAVEISDQGYGIDEDAVLSKAKELGIDTKAFRADEIIFMPEFSTAEQLTISSGRGIGMAAIKKLVEHHEGRIHLQSRFKQGTTLTLEFPKAQKRQLSKAG
- a CDS encoding transporter substrate-binding domain-containing protein — its product is MRILLLFLLLLPDFAQSASFKVGVEYLDYYPAYNYIGKPSDASASKDILDDFAKKHGHTFEYVPLPVNRLYEKFLDGTLDFKFPDHKFWQTDLKRKHKVIYSDPVFEFIDGVLVRDPKAVKGLADLKKVGSFRGFTIFDYKAEIEAGKIEAKYFDSFRELIIATLKGSVDGAYLNIKVADYNLEQIKKEHPELGTLVFQESLPFTRSAYHLSTLRHEKLMNQFNQYLKEHRTFINKVIAERRVGI
- a CDS encoding 3-hydroxyacyl-CoA dehydrogenase NAD-binding domain-containing protein, whose protein sequence is MKKPYDRHGNVAVIALNSPPVNGLSHELRTQIDDGLKAAATDGAIDAIVLIGAGRVFSGGADIREFKTGKGLLEPTLPRLIHTLESSQKPVIAAIGGVCMGGGLELALGCHFRIALADAMIALPEVKLGLLPGAGGTQRLPRLVPGPMALQLIVSGEALPARAFQETKLLDAIVDGELFEAALAFAHRVIQEKQKLPRVRDLQLTASDDFLKLCQKTEETLSPHYPAPKKCVAAVRAAFTLPFDEGLKLEGEFFQELVTGDVSQALRHAFFAERAASRISDIPDSIKPRSVQRVGVIGAGTMGSAIAMNFLNAGLPVILIEREQAALDRGVATIRRNYESSVKKGKLKQEDYERRLALLTAALTYDALKDADLIIEAVFENMDIKKEVFKALDQIAKPGAILASNTSTLDIDAIAAVTQRPGDVLGLHFFSPAHIMKLLEVVRGAQTSPEVLATAMALAKIIKKTAVVSGVCDGFIGNRMIAAYSQQAMNLMEEGASPYAIDNALEAFGMAMGPFRMSDLAGNDIGWAIRKHKLQVEPDPHYPRIADRLCEMGRFGQKTGSGWYRYATDRREGEADPIVEELIASWRREKGIQPRTVTDQEIVERCILALVNEGARILEEKIAQRASDIDLVYLSGYGFPAFRGGPMYYAERLGLKHVVESMKGLYQKTGDGFWKPAHLLLDSTTLS
- a CDS encoding MaoC family dehydratase; this translates as METQKQDTVLVSDWLTLTQERIETFAAATEDHQWIHTDPERARAESPFGGTVAHGFLVLSLLSRLMATAMDLSTLRLGVNYGLNRVRFVAPVASGSRIRAHFRLLSSEALPALGELSGEQMTWEVVIERENEDKPACVAEWLTRRYT